Sequence from the Catenuloplanes indicus genome:
GTTCGTGCCGCTGGCCGAGAAGACCGGGCTGATCGGCGAGCTGGGCATGTTCGTGCTCCGCGAGGCGCTCACGCACGCGGCGGCGTGGCGGGCCGCGATGCCGGAGTTCTACGTGACCGTGAACCTCAGCGCGCACCAGCTGCGCGAGCCGGAGCTGGCCGCTCGCGTGGTCGCGGAGCTGGACCGGGCCGGGCTGCCGGCGCGTCACCTGGTGCTGGAGCTGACCGAGAGCGCGCTGGTCACCGATCGCACCGACATCTCGGTGCTGGAGCTGCTGCGGGCGCACGGGATCCGGATCGCGATCGACGACTTCGGCACCGGTTACTCGTCGTTGCGCTACCTGACCCGGCTGCCGGTCGACGTGCTGAAACTGGACCGCAGCTTCGTCGGCGAGCTGAACGGCGAGCCGGAGGGCTCCGCGGTGACCGAGGCGGTGATCCGGCTGAGCCAGATCCTCCGGCTGAGCCTGGTGGCGGAGGGGGTGGAGACCGAGGCACAGGTACGCGAGCTGCTGCTGCTCGGCTGCGTCACCGGCCAGGGCTACTACTTCTCCCGGCCGCTGGACGCGCCCGGGATGGACCGGCTGATCGGAGAGGTCTCCGGCCAGCCGGTCCACACGTGACCTACTTGACGTCGACCAGGTCCACGACGAAGATCAGCGTCTCATTCGGGCCGATCAGGCCGCCACCCGCGCCGTGCGCGCCGTAGCCCAGGTGCGGCGGGATGACCAGCCGGCGCCGGCCGCCGACCTTCATGCCCACGACACCGCGGTCCCAGCCGCCGATGACCTGGCCGCCGCCGACCGGGAACGAGAACGTGTCGCCCCGGTCCCACGACGCGTCGAACTGCCGGCCGTTGGAGTGCGAGACGCCGACGTAGTGCACGATGGCGTGCCGGCCGGGCGTGACCTCTTCGCCGTCGCCGACGGTGATGTCCTCGACGATCAGGTCCGCCGGCGGCGGACCGTCGTGCGGGGCGACCTGCGGCTTGCTGCTCATGGAACGGCTCCGTTCACGTTACGAATGCTTACCGGCCCAACCTAGCCGGACCGCGCGGGGGACAGCACCTCGGCATGCAGGGCGGACATCAACTCCGGGATCTCGTCACCCGGACGGTAGGCGAACCGGATACGCACGGTGTCGCCCGTGCGCACCTCGACGGCCTCCGGGAGCGGCACGACCAGGTAGTTCATCAGCCACTCCACCGGCGCGGGCTCCTCGGTGAGCAGATTTTTCGTGATCATCCGCACCGCGTTGAGGAGGCCGTCCTCTTCCGCCACGAAGCGGACATCGGCGGCGCATGCCGACGGCAGCGACCCGGCGCCGTAGAAAAAACTCTGAAAGATCGTCGGCGGGGCCAGCGCGACCGTCCGCGGCTGCTTCGCCGACGGATCCTGGAACAGCGGCGCCGCCACTGTGTACCCATAGAAAGTGAAATCCTGGGACACGGGCTGGACGGCCTGGATCGTCGCGCACGGCAGGAACACCGGCGGCGGGCCCGAGTAGGACGACAGGAACGCGCCGATCACCTCGACCTGCCGCTCCCGCAACAGCCCCACGTGCAGCATCTCGCAGATCACCACGTCCACCGCCGCGGGCGGCACGAACGTGCGCGCGTCCGCGTGCAGCACCGTCACGTCGTCCCCGTGCGCGGCCAGCGCCCGTGACGCGGCCTGCCACACGCTCAGCTCCCGCTCCACCGCGATCACCGACGCCGCGCCGGCCTCGACCGCGAAGTGGGCCAGCACCCCGGTCCCGGCGCCCAGCTCCAGCACGCGCATGCCGGGCCCGACCACCCGCGCGATCGCGGTCCGGAACGCGCCCATCCGCCGGTCGTCCAGCAGCATCTGCGCGTGGTACTGCAACGGGATCACATCGGCCGGACTCCCCTTGTGGTGCATACCGGAGAAGTTACAGCAGGTCAGCCTCGGTGAGCAGTTGCGACAGCCCGGCACCGTCCGGCGCGCCGAGCCACTTGCGGCCGAACCGCGCGGACACCACCGATGTGTCCGACTCGGGCAGCGACGGCAGCGTACCGGCCAGCACGGCCTGTGCGGGGGAGAGCCGCCGGATCGCGACCGCGGCCACGTTGTCCGGGTGCTTCGACGCGAACTCCGCGTAGATCTCCTGGTCGTGCTGCCCGTCGTCGCCGATCAGCAGCCAGCGCACGCGCGGGAACTCCTGGGACAGCCGCTCCAGCGTCAGTCGCTTGTGCTCCGGGCCGCTGCGGAACCAGCGGTCCTTCGTCGGGCCCCAGTCGGTGAGCAGCAGCGGCCCGACCGGGTAGAGGTGCCGGCGGAGGAACCGGGTCAGCGCGGGCGCCACGTTCCACGCGCCGGTGGACAGGTAGAACACCGGCGCGCCCGGGTGCGCGGTGCGCAGCCGCTCGTAGAGCACGGCCATGCCGGGCACGGACGCGCGCGCGTGCTCGTCCAGCACGAACGTGTTCCATGCGGCGAGCATCGGCCGGGGCAGCGCGGTCACCATGACCGTGTCGTCGATGTCGGAGATGATGCCGAACGTGACGGCCGGGTCGACGATCTGCACCGGCGCCTCGACCGGCTCGCCGTCGCCACTCTGGATCGTCACGGTCTGCCAGCCGGGCGCCAGGTTCGCCGGGACCACCGCGTCCACGAACCCGCCGCGGTCGCCGACCGCCTCGTGCCGCACGCCGCCGGCCGTGATGGTCACCGGCGCGTTCATCTGGCTCACCGTGGCGAAGCTGCGCCAGCCGCGCACGCTCTTCGGCTTCGACGAGGAGGCACGCCGGGCCAGCCAGCCGGTCTTCGGCGCCGGCCGGCTGAGCAGCACGCGGGCCATCACCCGCACCCACTCGGTCGTGCCGTAACCCGCATACGCGATGATGCTCGGCTCCCAGCCGCGCTTCACCAGCCGCCGCTCGACGACCTCGTGCACCGCGTCCTCGAGCCGGGCGGCGCGATGCAGGCGGGGTCCGGTTTCTCCCACGGGGATAAGCGCCACCGTCACACCTTGCCACACCCCGATCGGTCCGGCCACGCATGGTCCGATCTTGCCGCCGGGATGTCAAAGATCAAGATCAAATTCATTCCGGGGTACGGGGAACCCGCGCGACGGCCCGGCGGAGGATCACGCGCCGGCCGTCCGGGACCGGGCGATCACCACATCGCCGCCGAGCCGGCCGTGCTCCGGATCCCGGGTCACGGCCGCGGTCTCGAGCAGCCCGTGCAGCGCGCGCAGCGTGTCCGCCGGCCGGTAGACCGTACCCGTCATGGTGAAGTGCTTCAGCTCGGTGACCGTGCGCGGCCCCCGCGCGGCCAGATGATCCAGCAGCTCCCGGCGCAGCGGCGCCGGGTTCGGCGTGAGCGAGATGTCCAGCAGCCGCCGGTCCGGGTCGTGCGGGTCGCGCAGCCGGACACCGGCGTACTCGTCCACCGCCCACAGTTCGTTCTTGAACGCCTCCAGGCTCTTCGCCGACGGCGTGCCCAGGCACAGCAGCAGCGCGCGCCCGGCACCGTCCACCAGCTCCACGGCCGCGTCCAGCCCGAACCCGGCGTCCCGCAGCGCGCGGCCGTCCGCCGTGATGATCAGCAGCTCGCCCGGCTTGCCGGCCCGGACCGCGCGCAGCGTCGCGTCGTCCGCGTCGCCGTCCAGCGCGACCAGCAGCGGCGCGCCCGCGGCCCGCGCCGCGGTCAGCCCGGCCGGCAGCAGCGCTGCGTCCGGGAGCGTGTGGACGGTGAGCGCGGCCGGGGTGCGCAGCTCCGCCTGCACCGCCGTCAGCCGCTCCCGGGCCCGGTCCGCGCCGGGCCCGGCGACGATCATGGTCAGCTCGCGTCCGCGCAGCCGGTCCGCGAACTCCGCGAGCGCGCGCAGCGCCGCCTCGGCCGCCGGTACGCTCACCTCGGTGCGCGCCACCAGCGCGAACGTGGCCCGCCGGCCGCCGTGCAGCGCGCCCGGCGCCCAGGTGCCGAGGTAGCGGACGAGCAGCTCGCGGGTCACGTCGGTGAGGGACACGGGTCCATTCAACCGGATGCCGCTATCTCTCCCGCCCGGACCACCCGGCCCCGGCCGTGCTCCTTGGCCGCGTAGAGCGCGTGGTCCGCGCGGCGCAGCAGCTCGTCCGGCGGTTCCGTGCCGTCCCAGAGCGCCAGCCCGGCGGAGAACGACTGGAGGTCCGGCGTGGCGATGCGCAGCCGGTCCAGCAGCCGGGCCGCGTCGTCCCCGGTCCGGCCCGGCATCAGCAGCACGAACTCCTCGCCGCCGTACCGTGCCAGCGTGTCGCCGTCCCGCAGCAGCAGGCTCCACGCCATCGCGGCACCGGCCAGCAGGTCGTCGCCGGCCTGGTGCCCGCGGGTGTCGTTGTAGCGCTTGAAGTGGTCCAGGTCGAGGATCGCCACCGGCAGCGGGTGCCGGCCGGCCCGGGCCGCGGCCATGTCCCGGACGATCTGGGCGTCCAGCGTGCGCCGGTTCGGCAGCCCGGTCAGCGAATCCGTGCGGGCCAGCTCGTCCAGCCGGCGGGCCTGGTCCGCGAGCTGCCCGGCCTGCTCCTCCAACCGCCGGACCATGCCCGCCATTCGCGTCACCACCAGCACGAATAGCGCGGCGGAGGTGAGCGCGACCGCCCACGTGCTCGGCTCCAGGCCGGCGAGCAGCTGCACGATCAGGATGCCGGGGGAGAGCAGCACCGCGCCGGTCAGCGCGGCCAGCCGGCGGCGGGTGAGCGTCTGCGGCCGGGGCGCCGGGTCGCCGATCGTGCCGGCCGACGGCACCAGCGCGCCCACGCCCCAGAACAGGTAGGACGCGAGGAACGCCATCGTGCCCAGCGTGGTGTTCTCCGCGAACGTGAACGTCACGTCCGCGATCAACAGCGTCAGCACGGCCGCGGTGACCAGCCGGAACGACGTGTTGCGGGCGCCGGAGACGACAAGCAGCCGGACCACGCCGCCGAGCAGCAGCACGTCGCCCAGCGGGTAGCCGAGCGCGATCAGCGTGCCCAGCGTGGACTCGCCGCTGGACAGCGCCGGAGCGATCAGCAGCACCCAGTACGGCAGTGCGAGCCCGGCCACCAGCATCGTGCTGTCCAGCCGGGCGAGGTGGTCGTCCGCGGTGCGGTGCCGCCGGGAGAGCACTAGCAGGGCCGCGGTGAGCAGGGGATATTCGGCTAGGTAGAAGGCGTCGGCGGGGGACGGGAACGGGTCGATGAACGCGATGTTCTCGTAGTAGAGCCAGAGCAGGTCACCGGCGACCGCGCAGGCCTGGCCGGCCGCGAACAGCGCCCACGGCCAGGAGCGCCAGTGCCGGGCCGCGACCGCGTTCGCGGCGACGCTGAGCGCGCCGATGCCGGCGTAGAGCACGTTGCGCTCGAGACCGGCGGGCAGCAGGAACCATAGGCCGATCAGCAGGGGACCGCCGATCAGCAGGAACCGGCGGAACATGGTGATCACGGCCTACCATCGGCCCGGTGCCCGCGGCCGTGAGTTCCTGTGAGCGGTTACTCACGCGTAGTGAATATCCAGCCGGTCGAAGCCGTGTGCGCGGAACCGGTCCGTCACGCCGCGCAGCGCAGCGCCCGCCCGCCCGCAGTCGACCATGGTGAGCGACCGCAGCCCCGGCGCGTCGAGCAGCGCGGGCATCGCGGCGACGTCGGCGCGGTCCAGTTCCGTCTGTACGCCGTTGAGCCGCAGCGTGGTCACGGTCGTCAGCGTCCGCAGCCGCCGGAACGGGAAGCCGCGCCGCACGCCACCGAGCGCGAGCGCCTGAGTCCGCCACGCCCGGGTTGCCGGCGACGTATGACCGGGGGAGAGCCGTCACCCAGCGGTAGCGGCTCTCGCTCAACAGGCCGTCAGGCACCGGTCCGGACCAGGCCGGCGCCCTCGCCCTCCTCCTCGATCTCGTCGGTCTCGGCGAGCCCGGCCCGCTGCTGCAACCGGCGCAGCGGCCCCGGCGCCCACCAGGCGGCGTCGCCCATCAGCCGGATCACGGCCGGGACCAGCAGCATGCGGACCACGGTCGCGTCCAGCACGAGTGCCAGGATCATGCCGACGCCGATGAACCGCATCATGGTCAGCGAGGAGAGAGCGAACGCGCCGGTCACCACGACCAGCAGGATCGCGGCCGCGCTGATCACCCGGCCGGTGCGGACGATGCCGGTGACCACCGCGTCCGCGGTGGACGCGCCCTTGGTGCGCGCCTCCACCATCCGGGACAGCAGGAACACCTCGTAGTCGGTGGAGAGGCCGAACACCACCGCGGCCATCAGCACCACGATGCCGATCTCCAGCGGCGCCGGGGTGACGTCGAGCAGGCCGGCGCCGTGCCCCTCCTGGAACACGAAGACCAGCACGCCGAACGTGGCGGTGAGGCTGAGCGCGCTCATCACCACCGCCTTGACCGGAAGCAGCACCGAGCCGAACGCCAGGAACATCAGCACCAGCGTGGCACCGGCCAGCAGCAGCACCATCCACGGCAACTGCGCGTAGGTGGCGTCGATGCTGTCCACGTTCCGCGCGGTGAAGCCGCCGACCAGCACCTCCGCGCCGGCCGGGGCGTCGAGCGCGCGGATCTGCTCGACCGCGTCCGTGGACGCCGGGTCCAGCGCGTCCTCGGACTCCAGCGCCGCGGTGATCTCGGTGACGCCGTTCTGCGAGCCGCTGACCGTGGCCTCGCCGATGCCGGGCACGTTCGCGACCTGTGCCGCGAACGGCTGCGCGGCCGCCGCGTCCGCGCCGCGCAGCACCACCTGGACGCCGGTGCCGCTCATCGCCGGGAACTCGGACTTCAGCTCGGCCAGCGCCACGCGGGCCGGGTCGCCGGCCGGCAGCACGCGCTCGTCGATCTCGCCGAACTGCACGTCCTTGATCGGGACGGCGAGGAAGACCAGCAACGCCAGGATCGGCAGCGCGACCAGCACCGGGCGCTTCATCACGAACCGGGCCAGGCGCTCCCACCCCGTGCTGACGACCGGCTTCTCGCCCTCGATCTGCTTCTTCCGGCGCGGCAGCGCCAGCTTGTCCACGCGCGGGCCGAGCAGGCCGAGCATGGCCGGCAGCAGCGTGAGCGAGGTGAACGCGGCCAGCGCGACCGCGGACATGCCGCCGTAGGACAGCGACTTGAGGAAGCCCTGCGGGAACAGCATCAGGCCGGCCAGCGCGATGATCAGCAGCGTGGCGGAGAACGCGACGGTACGCCCGGCGGTGGCCACCGTGTTCCGCACCGCGGCCGCGGTGCTGCGCCCGGCGGCCAGCTCCTCCCGGAACCGGCCCACCATGAACAGGCCGTAGTCGATCGCCATGCCGAGGCCGAGCAGGCTGGCCACGTTCACCGCGAACGAGTTGACCTCGGTGGTCAGCGCGATCACGTGCAGCACGCCGAGCGCGCCCAGCACGGCCAGGCCGCCGACCAGCACCGGCAGCGCGGCCGCGACCAGCGAACCGAAGATCAGGACCAGCAGCACCAGTACGACCGGGAGCGACACGCCCTCGGCCAGCGTCAGGTCGGACTTGGACCGCTCGGACGTGGAGAGCTGCAGCGCGGCCGCGCCACCGACCTTCGTCGCCACGCCGTCGACCGTGAA
This genomic interval carries:
- a CDS encoding App1 family protein; protein product: MALIPVGETGPRLHRAARLEDAVHEVVERRLVKRGWEPSIIAYAGYGTTEWVRVMARVLLSRPAPKTGWLARRASSSKPKSVRGWRSFATVSQMNAPVTITAGGVRHEAVGDRGGFVDAVVPANLAPGWQTVTIQSGDGEPVEAPVQIVDPAVTFGIISDIDDTVMVTALPRPMLAAWNTFVLDEHARASVPGMAVLYERLRTAHPGAPVFYLSTGAWNVAPALTRFLRRHLYPVGPLLLTDWGPTKDRWFRSGPEHKRLTLERLSQEFPRVRWLLIGDDGQHDQEIYAEFASKHPDNVAAVAIRRLSPAQAVLAGTLPSLPESDTSVVSARFGRKWLGAPDGAGLSQLLTEADLL
- a CDS encoding methyltransferase domain-containing protein — encoded protein: MHHKGSPADVIPLQYHAQMLLDDRRMGAFRTAIARVVGPGMRVLELGAGTGVLAHFAVEAGAASVIAVERELSVWQAASRALAAHGDDVTVLHADARTFVPPAAVDVVICEMLHVGLLRERQVEVIGAFLSSYSGPPPVFLPCATIQAVQPVSQDFTFYGYTVAAPLFQDPSAKQPRTVALAPPTIFQSFFYGAGSLPSACAADVRFVAEEDGLLNAVRMITKNLLTEEPAPVEWLMNYLVVPLPEAVEVRTGDTVRIRFAYRPGDEIPELMSALHAEVLSPARSG
- a CDS encoding GGDEF domain-containing protein, yielding MFRRFLLIGGPLLIGLWFLLPAGLERNVLYAGIGALSVAANAVAARHWRSWPWALFAAGQACAVAGDLLWLYYENIAFIDPFPSPADAFYLAEYPLLTAALLVLSRRHRTADDHLARLDSTMLVAGLALPYWVLLIAPALSSGESTLGTLIALGYPLGDVLLLGGVVRLLVVSGARNTSFRLVTAAVLTLLIADVTFTFAENTTLGTMAFLASYLFWGVGALVPSAGTIGDPAPRPQTLTRRRLAALTGAVLLSPGILIVQLLAGLEPSTWAVALTSAALFVLVVTRMAGMVRRLEEQAGQLADQARRLDELARTDSLTGLPNRRTLDAQIVRDMAAARAGRHPLPVAILDLDHFKRYNDTRGHQAGDDLLAGAAMAWSLLLRDGDTLARYGGEEFVLLMPGRTGDDAARLLDRLRIATPDLQSFSAGLALWDGTEPPDELLRRADHALYAAKEHGRGRVVRAGEIAASG
- a CDS encoding MMPL family transporter, which translates into the protein MHRLRWTTVIVVVAASIASGVWGLGVFGQLSEGGYIDPGSESARAAEVAEDALGPQGGDVIVIYTPDGGNVDDPAVAQAITADLQALPQNRVDSTLSYWQLAAGAQAAAGQPQGQPADPQTAARAAQAAAQAAQFVTPDKRSAIALLTLAGADETEKLENYREIKDDFTVDGVATKVGGAAALQLSTSERSKSDLTLAEGVSLPVVLVLLVLIFGSLVAAALPVLVGGLAVLGALGVLHVIALTTEVNSFAVNVASLLGLGMAIDYGLFMVGRFREELAAGRSTAAAVRNTVATAGRTVAFSATLLIIALAGLMLFPQGFLKSLSYGGMSAVALAAFTSLTLLPAMLGLLGPRVDKLALPRRKKQIEGEKPVVSTGWERLARFVMKRPVLVALPILALLVFLAVPIKDVQFGEIDERVLPAGDPARVALAELKSEFPAMSGTGVQVVLRGADAAAAQPFAAQVANVPGIGEATVSGSQNGVTEITAALESEDALDPASTDAVEQIRALDAPAGAEVLVGGFTARNVDSIDATYAQLPWMVLLLAGATLVLMFLAFGSVLLPVKAVVMSALSLTATFGVLVFVFQEGHGAGLLDVTPAPLEIGIVVLMAAVVFGLSTDYEVFLLSRMVEARTKGASTADAVVTGIVRTGRVISAAAILLVVVTGAFALSSLTMMRFIGVGMILALVLDATVVRMLLVPAVIRLMGDAAWWAPGPLRRLQQRAGLAETDEIEEEGEGAGLVRTGA
- a CDS encoding FKBP-type peptidyl-prolyl cis-trans isomerase; amino-acid sequence: MSSKPQVAPHDGPPPADLIVEDITVGDGEEVTPGRHAIVHYVGVSHSNGRQFDASWDRGDTFSFPVGGGQVIGGWDRGVVGMKVGGRRRLVIPPHLGYGAHGAGGGLIGPNETLIFVVDLVDVK